In Carassius carassius chromosome 7, fCarCar2.1, whole genome shotgun sequence, one genomic interval encodes:
- the LOC132143683 gene encoding ubiquitin-conjugating enzyme E2 A-like: MSTPARRRLMRDFKRLQEDPPAGVSGAPSENNIMVWNAVIFGPEGTPFEDGTFKLTVEFTEEYPNKPPTVRFISKMFHPNVYADGSICLDILQNRWSPTYDVSSILTSIQSLLDEPNPNSPANSQAAQLYQENKREYEKRVSAIVEQSWRDS; encoded by the exons atgtcTACTCCAGCACGAAGGCGACTGATGAGGGATTTTAAAAG ACTTCAAGAGGATCCTCCAGCTGGTGTTAGCGGTGCTCCGTCAGAAAACAATATCATGGTATGGAATGCAGTGATATTTGG GCCAGAAGGAACTCCCTTTGAAGATG GTACATTCAAATTGACTGTAGAATTTACAGAAGAATACCCAAACAAACCACCCACAGTCAGATTCATCTCAAAAATGTTTCATCCTAATg TATATGCAGATGGAAGCATATGTCTTGACATCCTACAAAATCGTTGGAGTCCAACTTATGATGTGTCATCAATTCTTACCTCAATCCAg TCTTTGCTTGATGAACCAAACCCTAACAGTCCTGCTAACAGCCAAGCAGCTCAACTTTACCAGGAGAACAAACGGGAGTATGAGAAGCGTGTGTCCGCTATTGTTGAGCAGAGCTGGAGGGACAGCTGA
- the cars2 gene encoding probable cysteine--tRNA ligase, mitochondrial: MKMRLSLALIANARLLNSGFRIGHRIHNGVTKASLLSSCNICSRAEGKWIKPAGFDTGVKTYNSLTKQKEPLVLAQERIATWYSCGPTVYDHAHLGHACSYVRFDILQRILSRIFEINVIHVMVITDIDDKIIQRSLEQNISPTVLARMHEEEFKRDMQALRVLPPAVYMRVTDNIPQIVAFIKRIIGNGHAYVTSQGNVYFDTQSIGNRYGKLVNLGGIVGELGAQDKRDPRDFALWKASKPHEPHWESPWGQGRPGWHIECSTIASSVFGSQLDIHSGGIDLAFPHHENEIAQSEAYHQCEQWGNYFLHSGHLHLKGNVEKMSKSLKNYVTIKDFLKSYTANEFRVFCLLTRYRSAIDYSDASMNEARSTLSTISAFCHNAQAYMQGHLQCQPIEEGILWERLSATQSSVRKALADDFDTPKTVDAIMSLIHHGNCQLQPTAKVDGPRSPAVFGAMLSYVREIMGVFGVDLLDIKEDHDSSGVFNNVVEELVHFRSEVRKFALSVEDQAPQEPHTGSEIQKRHPQLDRVPLLKACDALRNNLAPLGVHIKDRGTNSTWEITRRGETRNN, encoded by the exons ATGAAAATGAGGCTTTCTTTAGCATTGATTGCAAATGCAAGATTGCTTAATTCTGGCTTTAGAATCGGGCATCGGATTCATAATGGTGTTACAAAAGCATCATTGCTGTCCAGTTGTAATATATGCAGCAGAGCGGAGGGAAAGTGGATAAAACCAGCGGGGTTTGACACCGGTGTGAAGACTTACAACAGTCTCACCAAGCAGAAAGAACCTCTGGTTTTGGCACAAGAAAGAATTGCTACCTG GTATAGCTGTGGACCTACTGTTTATGACCATGCCCATCTCGGTCATGCGTG CTCATATGTCAGATTTGACATTCTGCAAAGGATCTTGTCCAGAATTTTTGAAATTAATGTCATCCACGTCATGGTCATCACTGACATTGATGATAAAATAATACAACGAAGCCTTGAG caGAACATCTCGCCCACAGTCTTAGCAAGAATGCATGAGGAAGAGTTTAAGAGGGACATGCAAGCACTGCGG GTTCTTCCTCCAGCTGTATACATGAGGGTGACAGACAACATACCCCAGATTGTAGCTTTTATAAAGCGTATTATTGGAAATGGACATGCCTATGTCACAAGTCAAG GCAACGTCTACTTTGACACTCAGTCGATTGGTAACCGCTATGGCAAACTTGTGAACCTTGGAGGGATTGTTGGGGAGCTGG GGGCTCAGGATAAAAGAGATCCAAGGGATTTTGCTCTGTGGAAAGCATCCAAACCACATGAACCTCATTGGGAATCACCTTGGGGACAAGGAAGACCTGGCTGGCACATTGAATGTTCTACAATTGCTAG TTCAGTTTTTGGAAGTCAGTTGGACATCCACTCTGGAGGAATTGACCTTGCCTTCCCACATCATGAGAATGAGATTGCCCAGTCTGAGGCATATCATCAGTGTGAACAATGGGGGAACTACTTCCTGCACTCCG GGCACCTTCATTTGAAAGGAAACGTAGAGAAGATGTCAAAATCCTTGAAGAATTATGTAACTATAAAG GATTTTCTGAAATCTTACACTGCAAATGAGTTTCGAGTTTTCTGCCTTCTGACCCGATACAGATCAG CAATCGACTATAGTGATGCAAGCATGAATGAAGCCCGATCTACCCTGTCCACCATCTCTGCCTTCTGCCACAATGCACAGGCCTACATGCAGGGCCACTTACAGTGCCAGCCTATAGAGGAGGGAATTCTCTGGGAGAG GTTGTCTGCTACACAGTCCAGTGTTCGGAAAGCACTTGCTGATGATTTTGACACCCCAAAAACTGTGGATGCCATTATGAGCCTCATTCACCATGGCAACTGTCAGCTTCAGCCTACTGCTAAG GTTGATGGGCCGAGGAGTCCTGCTGTTTTTGGAGCCATGCTGTCCTATGTCAGGGAAATCATGGGAGTTTTTGGAGTTGATCTATTGGACATAAAG GAAGACCATGATTCCTCTGGAGTTTTCAATAATGTGGTAGAGGAATTGGTGCATTTTCGGAGTGAGGTTCGTAAATTCGCTCTTTCTGTGGAAGATCAAGCTCCACAAGAACCCCACACTGGATCTGAAATTCAGAAAAGGCATCCACAGCTAGACAGAGTGCCCTTGCTGAAGGCCTGTGATGCCTTGAGGAATAATCTAGCACCTCTTGGAGTCCACATTAAG GATAGAGGTACAAACTCCACATGGGAAATAACAAGAAGAGGAGAGACAAGGAATAATTAA